One stretch of Rhizoctonia solani chromosome 8, complete sequence DNA includes these proteins:
- a CDS encoding Retrotransposable element Tf2 protein: protein MSNYPAESLKTLIDSGATSNFISPSIVEKYKIPKTLLKNPQVVRMLDGTISQTGCIWHQVQLTVLANGHTHSIPFLVCPIGNTLAILGMTWLTSESPLIDWQQGLVTFPEQVQIASKEEADPDPLAELPTQYHKFAKVFGKEEFKVLPPHREYDISIDLVPNAKLSPGPIYGMTDAESKALKQHIDEELATGKIRPSTSLAGAPVMFVKKADGSLRLVVDYRKLNDVTHKNIYPLPRQDNLMAKLRHAKLFTKLDLQWGYNNVWIKEGDEWKTAFRTKYGLFKYLVMPFGLTNAPVAFQHFMNDLFRDLINITVVIYLDNILIFSENPEDHPGHIREVLVQLMKNQLFCKLSKCHFHITTVDYLGIVISPAGFSMDWEKIEAVTSWPPPKTVIQVQAFLGFETPWSWGHLEEAAFQELKVLVSKSPVLIHSNPKLPYYLETDASGVAMGAILSQRGPDNRLHPIAYMSKSFSSAKANYDTHNKELLAIIKALEEWRIFLEATDKPVQVFTEHCNLEYWMQARTFNRQHARWRVFLSNFNFEIHYCPRKQSGKPNALSRRLDYKDEPQEPEIMLPSEVFANTTEEELEIVMEICHRLREDPSLEPVIQFLTEDADNAPPSILVPDNKLLKERLLREFHNSPLAGHPGQQRTLELLSCNYWWPGMKSSAKEWPLEVPPFPFHTISYNFITGFPKSQGYNAILVVIDLFSKFGHFIPTSKKVTAKGLGDLFITHVWKLHGLPQQLRVKPAFSSVYHPKSDGQMERVNQFIEFYLCSYVAANHLDWAAWLPLAEYSYNNTKHAATGKTPFELVYGRNPVMNPSNVPSNVPKADQVAHTLAREWKEAKAALRMSKERMAREKGTIPKYTISKKVWLDRKNVELRTNSNKLDPKRLGPFEITEKISSHAYRLKLLESLKIHNVFYMGLLSKSHESPSQPFLEQPPPETIEGEEEYEVEQILDSKRQQGRWFYLIKWKGYGPEDNLWEPEELLEHSQEEIQRFNKLQLKKACDSAKSL from the exons ATGAGCAACTACCCAGCAGAATCTCTAAAAACCCTCATAGACTCAGGAGCAACTtcaaactttatctccccctccatagttgaaaaatacaaaatcccaaaaaccctactcaaaaatccacaagtagtgagaatgttagatggtactatatcccagactggttgcatctggcaccaggtacaactcacggtcttggccaatggccacacaCACTCcatccctttccttgtttgtccaataggcaacaccctggctatccttggcatgacatggcttaCGTCTGAATCCCCTCTAAtagactggcaacagggtctagtcacattccctgagcaagtacaaattgcctccaaggaagaagcagatccAGATCCGTTAGCGGAACTCCCCACTCaataccacaagtttgcaaaggtatttggcaaagaggaatttaaggtcctacccccacacagggaatatgatatcTCAATAGACCTTGTTCCCAACGCCAAACTATCTCCAGGACCTATCTATGGAATGACAGACGCAGAATCCAAAGCCCTGaagcaacacattgatgaggagctagcaacagggaagatccgccccagtacctCCTTGGCGGGCGCCCCtgttatgtttgtcaaaaaagcAGATGGTTCCCTAAGACTGGTagttgattacaggaagctCAATGATGTCACCCACAAGAACATATACCCACTACCAAGGCAGGACAATTTAATGGCCAAGCTCAGACATGCAAAATTATTCACCAAGTTGGATttacaatggggttacaacaatgtttggatcaaggaaggagatgagtggaagacagccttcagaaccaaatatgggctattCAAATATctggtcatgccttttggtctcACCAACGCACCagttgccttccaacatttcatgaatgacctcTTCAGGGACCTTATCAACATTACTGTGGTTATCTACTTAGacaacatcctgatcttctcagaaaacccAGAAGATCACCCAGGACACATCAGAGAAGTCCTGGTGCAactaatgaagaatcagctattctgcaaactgtccaaatgccacttccacatTACCACGGTAGATTACttgggcattgtcatatcccctgcaggcttctccatggattgGGAGAAGATTGAAgcagtcacgtcatggcctCCCCCCAAAACGGTCATACAGGTTCAGGCCTTCTTAGGCTTT gaaaccccctggtcatggggccaTCTGGAAGAAGCTGCATTCCAAGAACTGAAAGTCCTTGTCAGCAAATCCCCGGTTCTCATTCACTCTAACCCCAAACTTCCCTACTACTTGgagacagacgcatcaggagtGGCTATGGGCGCCATATTAAGCCAAAGAGGACCAGACAACCGGCTACACCCcattgcctacatgtcaaaatccttctccAGTGCCAAAGCAAATTATgatacccacaacaaggaactattggccatcatcaaggctctagaggaatggcgtattttcctggaagcaacagacaaacCAGTTCAAGTATTCACTGAACATTGCAACCttgaatactggatgcaagcaagaaccttcaaccggcaacatgctagatggcgcgtattcctgagcaatttcaactttgaaatccactattgcccaaggaaacaatcagggaaacccaACGCCTTATCCAGGAGATTGGACTACAAGGAtgaaccccaagaaccagaGATCATGTTGCCatcagaagtctttgccaataccaCAGAAGAAGAGTTGGAAATTGTCATGGAGATTTGTCACAGACTGAGGGAGGACCCCTCCCTGGAACCTGTTATCCAgttcctcacagaagatgcAGACAATGCCCCACCATCCATTT TGGTCCCTGACAACAAACTGCTAAAGGAGAGACTCCTAAGGGAATTTCACAATTcacccctggcaggacacccaggccaacagagAACCCTTGAGCTCTTAAGttgtaactactggtggccaggaatgaagtcctctgccaaggaatgg cccttagaagttccccccttcccgttccacaccatctcttaCAACTTTATCACAGGGTTCCCCAAGTCTCAAGGTTACAATGCAATCCTGGTTGTCATAGACCTGTTCTCAAAGTTTGGTCACTTCATCCCTACTTCCAAAAAGGTCACAGCTAAGGGACTGGGAGATTTATTCATTACCcatgtctggaaactccacgggTTGCCA CAACAACTCAGGGTGAAACCAGCATTTTCCTCCGTGTATCACCCCAAATCAGATGGACAGATGGAAAGAGTgaaccaattcattgagttctacctttGTTCCTATGTAGCTGCCAATCATTTGGACTGGGCCGCTTGGTTACCTCTGGCAGAATATTCATATAACAACACCAAACATGCAGCCACAGGAAAGACTCCTTTTGAACTAGTCTATGGAAGGAACCCAGTAATGAACCCATCTAACGTCCCATCCAACGTCCCCAAAGCAGATCAAGTGGCGCACACATTAGCTagagaatggaaggaagccaaaGCGGCCCTAAGGATGAGCAAAGAAAGAATGGCCAGGGAAAAGGGAACAATACCCAAGTACACAATTAGCAAGAAGGTCTGGCTAGACAGGAAAAatgtggagcttagaaccaactccaacaagctaGACCCCAAACGCCTAGGCCCATTTGAGATCACAGAGAAAATttccagccacgcctaccgctTGAAGCTTCTGGAAtccttgaaaatccacaatgtattctacaTGGGGCTACTGTCCAAATCCCATGaatccccaagccaaccTTTCCTGGaacaaccccctcctgaaacaatagaaggggaagaagaatatgaggtAGAGCAAATCCTTGACTCAAAAAGACAACAAGGAAGATGGTTCtacttgatcaaatggaagggatatggtCCGGAAGATAACTTgtgggaaccagaggaactcttagaacacagccaggaggagatccaacgcttcaacaagttgcaactgaaaaaggcttgtgactccgccaagagcctttaa
- a CDS encoding Retrotransposon-derived protein PEG10, which produces MEPEPSLTTLLEAITALTATIGSLQDQIKSQGQELIQLKAICKETADLLGNKDQGGQAQPGPSTGPVTPPTHTGGETHTPGMVRPGLKAPFHPSRGTGFDSEEEEEPRRAKKGPQGTPQQCQSQQLPQVDFKVVTPLGHDKQHLGSLTPFDTGSSIKQPKLDLPNPYKGNTRGRKATQWLDWMLLWVALHWDQFDKEEQMVVWILYHMTDKAANWALPIMGTIIKGEGNPPTTILALMAKFREAFADPNAKRAAARKIAVLTQTTTTSEYVTKFRNLMAELDWNKEAYIAQFMRGLHWKVKELLSTKDNIPNNLEAIFAASIKIDNTCCKNEENHPKKAVAKPLATVATSTTTTRVRLSEDPNYVTPEERDCCCASGLCIKCGQKGHGIKQCPNSWKASIKEVAKIAEVELGKE; this is translated from the exons atggaaccagagccatcCCTTAccactctccttgaggctatcacagccctcactgcCACcattgggtccttgcaggaccaaatcaaatcacaaggcCAAGAACTCATCCaactcaaggccatatgcaaggaaaccgctgacctccttggcaacaaggatcaaggaggacaagcccagcctggcccatcaactgggcctgtcacccctcctactcacacaggaggggaaacccacactccaggcatggttaggcctggactcaaagcCCCCTTCCACCCCTCTAGAGGAACAGGCTTTGACtctgaggaggaagaagagccaAGGAGGGCCAAGAAGgggcctcaaggaacgcctcagcaatgtcagagccaacaactaccacagg tggattttaaggtggtcacgcctctagggcatgacaagCAACACCTtgggtccctcaccccctttgacacAGGGTCCAGCATAAAGCAGCCCAAGTTGGACCTCCCCAATCCCTACAAGGGCAACACCAGAGGGCGCAaggccacccaatggctggactGGATGCTACtatgggtagccctccattgggaccaatttgacaaggaggaacagatggttgtgtggattctctaccacatgactgacaaGGCTGCCAATTGGGCACTCCCCATTATGGGGACAATTATCAAGGGTGAAGGGAACCCACCAACCACCATCCTGGCCTTAATGGCCAAATTCAGGGAAGCATTTGCAGACCCCAATGCCAAAAGGGcagccgccaggaagataGCCGTGCtaactcagacaaccactacatctgagtatgtcaccaaattccgcaacctcatggcagaacttgactggaacaaggaggcgtacattgcccagttcatgcgcggccttcactggaaggtaaaagaactcctgtccacaaAGGACAATATTCCCAACAACCTAGAGGCTATCTTTGCCGCCTCTATCAAAATAGACAACACTTGTtgcaaaaatgaggagaaccacCCTAAGAAGGCAGTTGCCAAACCCctggccaccgtggccacttccaccaccacaaccagggtccgcctatcagaggaccccaactacgtcacgccagaagaaagggattgTTGCTGCGCTTCTGGACTATGCATCAAATGTGGTCAGAAGGGCCATGGGATCAAGCAATGCCCCAACAGCTGGAAGGCATCCATCAAAGAGGTAGCCAAAATTGCAGAGGtggagttgggaaaagaataG